The genome window GGCAGTACTTAAAAAGCGAACCTGAAACCAAAGACAAGGAAATAGCCAGGACTGTTTTGCGACTTCTGCTCAAAGACTATTATTTGATCCAGAAAGATAATCTTTCTGGGAATATCTATGCTTTCCGCTATCAACTAGTTCAGAGATATTGGCAAATATCTAGAGGATTGTAAAGCGAAATAGTTAAAAATAGTTAAGAGGGCGCAAGTTGCTTGGCAACTTGAATGCCTGAGTTTTGCTTGGTTAAAACCTAGCCCCAAAAAATAAGCGACAAAATACTACCCGAAGTGATCTATAGTCATTCCTGTCAATTACGGTTCGATAAAAGTTAAAAATCAAAATTGGCGATCAATTTGTGATAGCCAACTAATAAACTTCTAACCTAAATCCAATTTAGTTTTACTATGAAGCCAATCATAAATACGATCGAGTTCTTCTAAAGTTACCAGTCCATATTGCCAAAGAATCATTGGTATGGGTACAGGGTGATCTTCTACCGAACGCTGGACGATCTCAATCGAATCATTAGAAAGAGCTAATTCTTCCTTTAAAAACTGGATAAATTTGGCATATATGGCTGGTTTCATCTGGCTCTACCTTTATTTTCGGCTTTCGGATTAGGTCATAAGTAATTTTGCTGGTCGAATAGTTTAGTTTTAACCATTACTACTCAAAATTAAATTTTTACTATTGTTGAAGATAAATAATATTTTGCCAGTGTTTCAAATCACACTTGAGCAAAATTTTAAATTCTTTCATTAACTAAAATTTTTATCCAGATAATAACTTAAGCAATTAGGTCTAAAATAAAAATGTTCTTGTTTTTAATTAATAGCTACTGATTGACTACTGGCTTTTTCCGTCAATAAACAAGTCTGTCACTATACTTGAAAATCAGGACTTTCTATAATGACACACATATGCTAATACGTAAAAACATTTAATTTTATCAAATATAAAAAAGATAAGATATTATCCTTTAGTTTGTACTCCCTCTATTGATAGATAATTGTTTGAGCCAATTATTAAATATTTATAAACTAGTTCACCTTTAGCAATGTTACTTATTAATAATTCAAATTTGAGGTGTTGAGTAGATAAGATTATTGGTTTTTCAACTATGTTTCTTTATTAATATCTAGAGCTTGAATCTTTATAGTATCTCCTACCTTGATGCCTAATTCCTTAGCTCTTCCTCCTCTGAGTTCAACCACCCGATCGACTAAACCCTCTGGACCATAAATAGGACACGGTTCTGTTTGGCAGGGAGGGACATCAACTGCAAGACCAACAACGCGATCGCCATTTAAAAAAATCATATCTAGTGATATTGGCACATTTTTCATCCAAAAGCGAGCAGTTCGTTCAGATTGAAAGGGAAACAGCATTCCCCGATTATCAGCTAAAGCTTCGCGAAACATCAAGCCAGTAGCCTGTTGCTGGGGAGTTTGCGCCACCTCAAGCTCAATAGTTGCTCCTGAAATATTGGCGATCGCGGTAATAGGCAGCATTTGACCCGATTTAATTTCCTGAGGTACATCAGCAATGACTTTTCCCGTAGACGAAATGGTAGAACAACTAGATAGTAAAACTAACAGTATTATACTTAGATTGATATTTAATCTCATTAATTTGATTGTTGACTAAAATTAAATCGTCACCTGTTCAAGACTATGCCAGCATCAAGAAAATTGATTTTAATTTCGACTTGCGAATGGCTATAGTTACCAGTTTGCAACAAAAGCCAAAAAAATGATGCCATTAGTGGTTTAGTCTCTACTATCGGCGTAACAACAGTATTAATAATAGCCACTTTGGTATTGTCTTTTAGTTATTTTCTTTTAGCAGTCGTAATTAGCATAGTGGCGATCGCTTCTTTTGCTTGGAGTTTATTTTCAATGTAGCTATTTGACTATACCTACGGCTTCACTTCTATTATCGTTACAGTTGGCTTGATTGGTGTTGCTATCAATAGAAAAAATCAAACATTGGACAATCAGGCGATCGCCACTTAAAAAGCTAAACATTAGATTACCTAATAACAGTTCATTTGACGACATTATTAACCTTTTCTTTACCCTGCTTGAGCTATTGTTTAATTCCTCATATTAATCAATAGCTATTCAAATGATTGATATTTAATTATTCTTGATTTATTTGTTTGATATTACAATACTGTTGTCTTCTGTCTTCAATAATGGTTAGGAAATCCGAATCAACGCTCAACCGTGAAGGGAAAAATTTTAGGCTCTCGTTATCAAGTTCTTGAATATATTGCCAAAGGGGGATTTGGCAGAACTTATCTAGCCCAAGACACTCAACTCCCAGGAAAAGATCTGTGTGTAGTAAAACAACTCTCCCCCAGTTTTGAAGCTCCCCAATTT of Coleofasciculaceae cyanobacterium contains these proteins:
- a CDS encoding DUF2949 domain-containing protein, producing the protein MKPAIYAKFIQFLKEELALSNDSIEIVQRSVEDHPVPIPMILWQYGLVTLEELDRIYDWLHSKTKLDLG
- a CDS encoding DUF192 domain-containing protein, translated to MRLNINLSIILLVLLSSCSTISSTGKVIADVPQEIKSGQMLPITAIANISGATIELEVAQTPQQQATGLMFREALADNRGMLFPFQSERTARFWMKNVPISLDMIFLNGDRVVGLAVDVPPCQTEPCPIYGPEGLVDRVVELRGGRAKELGIKVGDTIKIQALDINKET